From Pseudoxanthomonas sp. YR558, the proteins below share one genomic window:
- a CDS encoding methyltransferase domain-containing protein → MDKLSQGARVADVGCGHGASTLLMAKAFPHSQFIGYDYHADSIRTANERARAAGVSNAHFAVSDAVGYEDKDLDLVAFFDCLHDMGDPVGAARHARQALRPDGHCLLVEPFAGDAVQDNLNPVGRVYYGASSQICVPVSLARHGPALGAQAGQARLQAIMSEGGFGRFRRATQTPFNLVLEARP, encoded by the coding sequence GTGGACAAGCTCTCACAGGGCGCCCGCGTCGCCGACGTGGGCTGCGGGCATGGAGCAAGCACGCTACTGATGGCGAAGGCCTTCCCGCACTCGCAGTTCATCGGCTACGACTACCACGCGGACTCCATCCGCACGGCCAACGAGCGCGCGCGGGCCGCCGGCGTCAGCAATGCGCACTTCGCCGTGTCCGATGCGGTCGGCTACGAAGACAAGGATCTCGACCTGGTTGCGTTCTTCGATTGCCTGCACGACATGGGCGACCCGGTGGGTGCCGCCCGGCACGCCCGCCAGGCGCTCCGTCCCGACGGCCATTGCCTGCTGGTGGAGCCCTTTGCCGGCGACGCGGTGCAGGACAATCTCAATCCGGTGGGGCGCGTGTACTACGGCGCGTCGTCGCAGATCTGCGTACCGGTCTCGTTGGCGCGCCATGGGCCGGCGCTCGGCGCCCAGGCCGGCCAGGCACGCCTGCAGGCGATCATGAGCGAAGGGGGCTTCGGACGTTTCCGGCGCGCGACGCAAACGCCGTTCAACCTGGTACTGGAAGCCCGCCCCTGA
- a CDS encoding DUF808 domain-containing protein: protein MAGSSLFALIDDIATLLDDVSVMTKVAAKKTAGVLGDDLALNAQQVTGVKADRELPVVWAVAKGSIVNKAILVPAALAISALETWLHGRGYNIPLVTPLMMIGGAFLCFEGVEKLAHKFLHKGEDEQQHAERLAAVQDAKVDMVAFEKDKIRGAIRTDFILSAEIIVISLGTLGGRTFLEQVLTLVAIAAIMTVGVYGLVGGIVKLDDAGLALTSDARDSGWARFKRSFGRGILYSAPYLMKFLSIAGTAAMFLVGGGILVHSIPALHHVIAPYTQGGWGVLWENLFNAGVGVVAGAVILAVVTAVQRLRGKRHAA, encoded by the coding sequence ATGGCCGGATCCAGCCTGTTCGCCCTGATCGACGACATCGCCACCCTGCTGGACGACGTGTCCGTGATGACGAAGGTGGCCGCGAAGAAGACGGCGGGCGTGCTCGGCGACGATCTGGCGCTCAACGCCCAGCAGGTCACCGGCGTGAAGGCCGACCGCGAGTTGCCGGTAGTGTGGGCGGTGGCCAAGGGCTCGATCGTCAACAAGGCCATCCTGGTGCCGGCGGCGCTGGCGATCAGCGCGCTGGAAACCTGGCTGCACGGGCGCGGTTACAACATCCCGCTGGTGACGCCGCTGATGATGATCGGTGGCGCTTTCCTCTGTTTCGAGGGCGTGGAGAAGCTGGCCCACAAGTTCCTGCACAAGGGCGAGGACGAGCAGCAGCACGCCGAACGCCTGGCCGCGGTGCAGGACGCGAAGGTCGACATGGTCGCGTTCGAGAAGGACAAGATCCGCGGCGCCATCCGCACCGACTTCATCCTGTCGGCCGAGATCATCGTGATCTCGCTCGGTACGCTGGGCGGCCGCACGTTCCTGGAGCAGGTGCTGACGCTGGTCGCCATCGCCGCGATCATGACCGTGGGCGTGTACGGCCTGGTGGGCGGCATCGTGAAGCTGGACGACGCCGGCCTGGCGCTGACCTCCGACGCACGCGACAGCGGCTGGGCGCGCTTCAAGCGGTCCTTCGGCCGCGGCATCCTCTACAGCGCGCCGTATCTGATGAAGTTCCTCTCGATCGCCGGCACCGCGGCCATGTTCCTGGTCGGCGGCGGCATCCTGGTCCACAGCATCCCGGCGCTCCACCACGTCATCGCGCCGTATACGCAGGGCGGCTGGGGCGTGTTGTGGGAAAACCTGTTCAATGCGGGCGTGGGCGTGGTCGCCGGCGCGGTCATCCTGGCCGTGGTCACGGCCGTCCAGCGCCTGCGCGGCAAACGCCACGCCGCCTGA
- a CDS encoding glycosyltransferase family 1 protein: MRFAIVTETYPPEVNGVALTVQGLETGLRQRGHAVSLVRPRQATDTTPADDTLLVRGASLPRYPGLKFGLPATRRLMALWKDSPPDAIYVATEGPLGWSAVRAARRLGIPVATGFHTRFDEYMRDYGARFLEHTALRWMRRFHNGAQATLVPTRELADFLQSQGFHQVRRLARAVDAQHFSPARRDDALRAQWGLKPDDLAVIYVGRIAAEKNLDLSIRAFDAIQRQHPTAKFVWVGDGPVRERLAQEHPDFIFCGVQRGETLARHFASGDLFLFSSHSETFGNVTLEAMASGVPTIAFNYGAAREHLVDGAHGAAVDDDEAFLAAAQRLAADPALRCTMGEAAAVAMRALRPEQVAADFDALLTDLAHTRRSHHASAAAA, encoded by the coding sequence ATGCGCTTTGCCATCGTCACCGAAACGTACCCGCCCGAAGTCAACGGCGTGGCCCTCACCGTGCAAGGGCTGGAAACCGGCCTGCGCCAGCGTGGGCATGCCGTCTCGCTGGTGCGGCCGCGGCAGGCGACCGACACGACGCCGGCGGACGACACGCTGCTGGTGCGCGGCGCCAGCCTGCCCCGCTACCCGGGCCTGAAGTTCGGCCTGCCGGCCACCCGGCGCCTGATGGCGCTGTGGAAGGATTCCCCGCCGGATGCGATCTACGTGGCCACGGAAGGCCCTCTGGGCTGGTCCGCCGTGCGCGCCGCGCGCCGTCTGGGCATTCCGGTGGCCACCGGGTTCCACACCCGCTTCGACGAATACATGCGCGACTACGGCGCGCGCTTCCTGGAACATACCGCGCTGCGCTGGATGCGCCGCTTCCACAATGGCGCGCAGGCGACCTTGGTGCCGACGCGCGAACTGGCCGACTTCCTGCAGTCGCAGGGTTTCCACCAGGTGAGGCGGCTGGCGCGGGCCGTGGATGCGCAGCATTTCAGTCCGGCGCGACGGGACGACGCATTGCGCGCCCAATGGGGCCTGAAGCCGGATGACCTGGCGGTGATCTACGTGGGGCGCATCGCCGCGGAGAAAAACCTCGATCTGTCGATCCGCGCGTTCGATGCGATCCAGCGGCAACACCCGACGGCGAAGTTCGTCTGGGTGGGTGACGGACCGGTGCGCGAGCGGCTGGCGCAGGAGCACCCGGATTTCATCTTCTGTGGCGTGCAGCGCGGTGAAACGCTGGCACGGCACTTCGCCAGTGGCGACCTGTTCCTGTTTTCCAGCCACAGCGAAACCTTCGGCAACGTCACCCTGGAAGCGATGGCGAGCGGCGTGCCGACGATTGCATTCAACTACGGCGCCGCGCGCGAGCATCTGGTCGATGGCGCCCACGGGGCCGCCGTCGATGACGACGAGGCGTTCCTGGCCGCGGCGCAGCGGCTGGCCGCCGACCCCGCACTGCGTTGCACGATGGGCGAAGCCGCCGCGGTCGCGATGCGCGCGCTCCGCCCCGAGCAGGTCGCGGCCGACTTCGATGCCCTGCTGACCGATCTCGCCCACACCCGGAGAAGCCACCATGCGTCCGCTGCTGCCGCGTAA
- a CDS encoding GNAT family N-acetyltransferase, with product MTAPKRLPPWHEHFRLPSGRELLIRPIRPEDAGPIQGAFGLLGPEEIRQRFLYALKELTPDMAQRLTHPDPNTEFALVAAEPLPPGEALVGAVARASLVARTRDAEFAILVSHFIAGQGLGRHLMRKLAKWARSKKLDRLYGDVLDSNEPMLQLAQSLGFKRVREADNAGLVRVVLDLNEEP from the coding sequence ATGACCGCGCCGAAACGCCTGCCGCCCTGGCATGAACACTTCCGCCTGCCCAGCGGGCGCGAACTGCTGATCCGCCCGATCCGCCCCGAGGACGCCGGCCCCATCCAGGGCGCCTTCGGCCTGCTCGGGCCGGAAGAGATCCGCCAGCGCTTTCTGTACGCGCTGAAGGAACTGACCCCGGACATGGCCCAGCGCCTGACCCACCCCGACCCGAACACCGAGTTCGCGCTCGTCGCCGCCGAACCGCTGCCGCCGGGCGAGGCGCTGGTGGGTGCGGTGGCACGCGCCTCGCTGGTGGCGCGCACGCGCGATGCCGAATTCGCGATCCTGGTCAGCCACTTCATCGCCGGCCAGGGCCTGGGCCGCCACCTGATGCGCAAGCTGGCCAAGTGGGCGCGCTCGAAGAAGCTCGACCGGCTCTACGGCGACGTGCTCGACAGCAACGAGCCGATGCTGCAGCTCGCCCAGTCGCTGGGCTTCAAACGCGTGCGCGAGGCCGACAACGCGGGCCTGGTGCGCGTGGTGCTGGACCTCAACGAAGAGCCCTGA
- a CDS encoding YbjQ family protein, which translates to MTDPYNSSSAYAPSPTAPHTTTLSLNDAMVTTALELPGYRIRRNLGMVRGITVRSRSIVGNFLGGLQSLFGGNITIYTELCEQARDETYRDMLQHARQLGANAIVAVRYDATDVMAGLTEVLCYGTAVVVEPTDY; encoded by the coding sequence GTGACCGACCCGTACAACTCGTCGTCCGCCTACGCCCCTTCGCCTACCGCGCCGCATACCACCACCTTGTCGCTCAACGATGCGATGGTGACTACCGCGCTGGAACTTCCCGGCTATCGCATCCGCCGCAACCTGGGCATGGTGCGCGGCATCACCGTGCGATCGCGGTCGATCGTGGGCAATTTCCTCGGTGGCCTGCAGTCGTTGTTCGGCGGCAACATCACCATCTACACCGAACTCTGCGAACAAGCCCGCGACGAGACGTACCGCGACATGCTGCAGCACGCTCGGCAACTGGGCGCCAACGCGATCGTCGCCGTGCGCTACGACGCCACCGACGTGATGGCCGGCCTTACCGAGGTGCTGTGTTACGGCACCGCGGTGGTGGTCGAACCCACCGATTATTGA
- a CDS encoding MmcQ/YjbR family DNA-binding protein has translation MKLADIRAHALSLEAVTEEPHHTYSSFRVRGKIFVTIPPEETHLHVFVGEEDREQALAMHPAFVEKLFWGSKVLGLRVDLARATPAVVKALVVKAYETRVRKDAGPPRKRSAR, from the coding sequence GTGAAGCTGGCGGACATCCGCGCGCATGCGCTGTCGCTCGAGGCGGTGACCGAGGAGCCGCACCACACCTATTCGTCGTTCCGCGTGCGCGGCAAGATCTTCGTGACGATTCCGCCGGAGGAGACGCATCTGCACGTGTTCGTCGGCGAAGAGGATCGCGAACAAGCCTTGGCGATGCACCCCGCGTTCGTCGAGAAGCTGTTCTGGGGCAGCAAGGTGCTGGGACTGCGCGTGGACCTGGCCCGTGCCACACCCGCGGTCGTCAAGGCGTTGGTCGTGAAGGCCTATGAGACCCGCGTGCGCAAGGATGCGGGGCCTCCGCGCAAGCGCTCGGCACGCTGA
- a CDS encoding carbon-nitrogen hydrolase family protein, which translates to MKVAVAKYPIQAPGDFAAFAERQAAVLGEAAAQGARVAVLPEYLSLELAATFEADTQADLHASLAAIQRYRDDWLALYARLATSLDMYIVAGTFLLAQGDGRYRNRCDVFTPQGAHLWQDKLQLTGFEKGLAVIDGGDALKVFDLDGVRTGVAVCYDSEFPLPVRAQAEAGARLLLVPSCTDTEAGATRVRVGCLARALENRVFVAQSVTACEAAWSPALDINTGEAAIFAPMDRGLPADGVVAQTSGDEVWTLAELDFDALERSRGDAQVANDRDWAGQLQPAITRARMEKP; encoded by the coding sequence ATGAAAGTCGCGGTAGCGAAGTATCCGATCCAGGCGCCTGGCGATTTCGCCGCGTTCGCCGAGCGCCAGGCGGCCGTGCTGGGCGAGGCCGCCGCGCAGGGCGCACGCGTCGCCGTGTTGCCTGAGTATCTGTCGCTGGAACTGGCCGCCACCTTCGAGGCCGATACGCAGGCCGACCTGCATGCCTCGCTGGCCGCGATCCAGCGCTACCGTGACGACTGGCTGGCGTTGTACGCGCGGCTGGCGACGTCACTGGACATGTATATCGTGGCCGGCACCTTCCTGCTGGCGCAGGGCGATGGCCGCTACCGCAATCGCTGCGATGTGTTCACGCCGCAGGGCGCCCACCTGTGGCAGGACAAGCTGCAGCTCACCGGGTTCGAGAAAGGCCTTGCCGTCATCGACGGCGGCGATGCGTTGAAGGTGTTCGACCTGGATGGCGTGCGCACCGGCGTGGCGGTCTGCTACGACAGCGAGTTCCCGCTGCCGGTGCGTGCGCAGGCCGAAGCCGGTGCGCGCCTGTTGCTCGTCCCCAGCTGCACCGATACCGAGGCCGGCGCGACCCGCGTGCGCGTGGGATGCCTGGCGCGGGCGCTGGAGAACCGCGTGTTCGTGGCGCAGTCGGTGACGGCGTGCGAGGCGGCGTGGAGTCCGGCGCTCGACATCAACACCGGCGAGGCCGCGATCTTCGCGCCGATGGATCGTGGATTGCCTGCCGATGGCGTCGTCGCGCAGACCTCGGGCGATGAGGTATGGACGCTCGCCGAGCTCGATTTCGACGCGCTCGAGCGCAGTCGCGGCGACGCGCAGGTGGCGAACGACCGCGACTGGGCGGGCCAACTGCAACCCGCGATCACGCGCGCCCGGATGGAAAAGCCCTGA
- a CDS encoding phosphatase PAP2 family protein, producing MGRDTGWCLRANRWGEWSGVRRFFAIISRLGDGVFWYVLMAALIVADGLDGLTASAHLAATGVIALTLYKLLKRWTRRPRPFASDVRIRAWIAPLDEFSFPSGHTLHAVAFTLVALAHYPALAPLLIPFAGCVAASRVVLGLHYPSDVLAATVIGTALAGLSIWLVPGVSLLG from the coding sequence ATGGGCCGGGATACCGGCTGGTGCCTGCGTGCGAACCGCTGGGGCGAATGGAGTGGCGTGCGCCGCTTCTTCGCCATCATCAGCCGACTCGGCGATGGGGTGTTCTGGTACGTGCTGATGGCCGCGCTGATCGTGGCCGACGGCCTCGACGGCCTGACCGCCTCCGCGCACCTGGCCGCCACCGGGGTGATCGCGCTGACGCTGTACAAGCTGCTCAAGCGCTGGACGCGGCGGCCGCGCCCGTTCGCCTCCGATGTGCGCATCCGCGCCTGGATCGCGCCGCTGGACGAATTCAGCTTCCCGTCCGGGCACACTCTGCACGCGGTGGCCTTCACGCTCGTCGCGCTTGCCCACTATCCGGCGCTGGCGCCGCTGCTGATCCCCTTCGCCGGCTGCGTGGCAGCCTCGCGCGTGGTCCTCGGCCTGCACTATCCCAGCGACGTGCTCGCCGCGACCGTGATCGGTACAGCCCTGGCGGGGCTGTCGATCTGGCTGGTGCCCGGGGTCAGTTTGTTGGGGTGA
- the creB gene encoding two-component system response regulator CreB gives MARSIYACAMPRVLIAEDETAIADAVLYALRSEGLEADHCLLGREVAPRVRAGGVDVVVLDVGLPDVSGFDVCRELRGFSDVPVIFLTARNDEIDRVLGLELGADDYVTKPFSPRELVARVRARLRRAGASAPQAAGEWVTRGVFAIDREGHRIRFRQQLLDLTRYEYAVLDALLQRPGAILTRAQLMDRGWDSDADSADRTVDTHVKTLRAKLRAAGADPDPIRTHRGLGYAVEA, from the coding sequence ATGGCGCGCAGCATATATGCTTGCGCCATGCCGCGCGTATTGATTGCCGAAGACGAAACCGCCATCGCCGATGCCGTGCTGTATGCGCTGCGCAGCGAAGGCCTGGAGGCCGACCACTGCCTGCTCGGCCGCGAGGTCGCCCCGCGCGTGCGCGCCGGCGGCGTGGACGTGGTGGTGCTCGACGTGGGCCTGCCCGACGTCAGCGGCTTCGATGTCTGCCGCGAACTGCGCGGCTTCAGCGACGTGCCGGTGATCTTCCTCACCGCCCGCAATGACGAGATCGACCGTGTGCTCGGCCTGGAGCTGGGCGCCGACGACTACGTCACCAAGCCGTTCTCGCCGCGCGAGCTGGTCGCCCGCGTGCGGGCGCGCCTGCGCCGTGCAGGGGCCAGTGCGCCGCAGGCGGCGGGCGAGTGGGTCACGCGGGGGGTCTTTGCCATCGACCGCGAAGGCCACCGCATCCGCTTCCGCCAGCAGTTGCTCGACCTGACCCGCTATGAGTACGCCGTGCTGGATGCGCTGTTGCAGCGTCCCGGCGCCATCCTGACGCGCGCGCAGCTGATGGACCGCGGTTGGGACAGCGATGCCGACAGTGCCGACCGCACCGTCGATACGCACGTGAAGACGCTGCGCGCGAAACTGCGCGCGGCCGGCGCCGACCCCGACCCGATCCGCACCCACCGCGGCCTGGGTTACGCCGTCGAGGCCTGA
- the rlmJ gene encoding 23S rRNA (adenine(2030)-N(6))-methyltransferase RlmJ, whose protein sequence is MNYRHAFHAGNHADVLKHLVLLAMVDALKRKDAPFFVLDTHAGRGHYLLGGAESRKTSEADEGVFKLAGVPRLPELAERYLRAVQANNPVGALVAYPGSPLLVAQAMRAQDRLAACELQPEEAAALKAVFDHDDRVAVHARDGYAAMKALLPPRAGNQRIARGLVLIDPPYEAQDAEYPAITAALRDALERWPAATYAVWYPIKQRRSLLPFFRKMAALPSKGAFVAELQVRPDDSPLRLNGSGMLVINPPWQLAEALAPVLPVLAASLGETGASHRLEWLRAAS, encoded by the coding sequence ATGAATTACCGCCATGCCTTCCACGCCGGCAACCACGCCGACGTCCTCAAGCACCTCGTCCTGCTGGCGATGGTGGATGCGCTGAAGCGCAAGGACGCGCCGTTCTTCGTGCTGGACACGCATGCCGGCCGTGGCCACTATCTGCTGGGCGGGGCGGAAAGCCGCAAGACCTCCGAAGCGGATGAGGGCGTGTTCAAGCTGGCCGGCGTGCCGCGCCTGCCTGAGCTGGCCGAACGCTACCTGCGCGCGGTGCAAGCCAACAACCCGGTCGGCGCGCTGGTCGCCTACCCCGGTTCGCCGCTGCTGGTCGCCCAGGCGATGCGCGCGCAGGACCGCTTGGCCGCCTGCGAACTGCAGCCGGAGGAAGCCGCGGCGCTGAAGGCGGTGTTCGACCATGACGACCGCGTCGCCGTGCATGCGCGCGATGGCTATGCGGCGATGAAGGCGCTGCTGCCTCCGCGTGCCGGCAACCAGCGGATCGCGCGCGGCCTGGTACTGATCGATCCACCCTACGAAGCGCAGGATGCCGAGTACCCTGCCATCACCGCGGCCCTGCGCGATGCGCTGGAGCGATGGCCCGCGGCGACGTACGCGGTGTGGTATCCGATCAAGCAGCGACGCAGCCTGCTGCCGTTCTTCCGCAAGATGGCCGCGCTGCCCTCCAAGGGCGCCTTCGTGGCCGAATTGCAGGTGCGCCCCGACGACTCGCCGCTGCGCCTCAATGGCAGCGGCATGCTGGTCATCAATCCCCCATGGCAGTTGGCCGAAGCATTGGCGCCGGTCCTGCCGGTGCTGGCCGCGAGCCTGGGCGAGACCGGGGCCAGCCATCGATTGGAGTGGCTGCGCGCGGCGAGCTGA
- a CDS encoding GNAT family N-acetyltransferase, which produces MDSAHTIGLFRGAAITPWLDDVARLRVAVFRDWPYLYEGDFDFERDYLAAYVRSPDSLFVLAMEAGQVVGASTGLPLMDDTEAFRQPFLDSAIDPEDVFYFGESVLLPAYRGRGIGHAFFDHREAHARALGRFAWTAFCAVDRDDGDARKPAGHRGNDVFWTKRGYARRPGMTMRLPWHEIGHGEIDHALTFWLRPLETAR; this is translated from the coding sequence ATGGATTCTGCGCACACCATCGGCCTCTTTCGCGGGGCGGCGATCACGCCCTGGCTGGACGATGTCGCGCGCCTGCGCGTGGCGGTGTTCCGCGATTGGCCCTATCTGTACGAAGGCGATTTCGATTTCGAACGCGACTACCTCGCTGCCTATGTCCGGTCGCCCGACAGCCTGTTCGTGCTGGCGATGGAGGCGGGGCAGGTGGTCGGTGCGTCCACCGGGCTCCCGCTGATGGATGACACGGAGGCCTTCCGCCAGCCGTTCCTGGACAGCGCCATCGATCCGGAAGACGTCTTCTACTTTGGCGAATCCGTCCTGTTGCCGGCGTATCGCGGGCGTGGGATCGGTCACGCCTTCTTCGATCATCGCGAAGCACATGCGCGTGCGCTGGGCCGCTTCGCGTGGACCGCGTTCTGCGCCGTCGATCGCGACGACGGCGATGCGCGCAAGCCGGCAGGGCATCGCGGCAATGATGTGTTCTGGACCAAGCGTGGATACGCGCGGCGCCCCGGCATGACGATGCGACTGCCGTGGCATGAGATCGGCCACGGCGAGATCGACCATGCGCTGACGTTCTGGCTGCGCCCGCTGGAGACGGCACGATGA
- the creD gene encoding cell envelope integrity protein CreD, giving the protein MKSLKLLLRFLTIGGLVLLLLIPLMMIRGTIQEREAYRHQAVERVIEGTAGKQRVTGPIRVVPWTEVRRTEWLDDKGIKRLREDKTTGHLLQMPKTLGVTGRLAPSERAVGLYKVRVYEWHADLEATFEPALPGPAATGAERQYGTPYLVFGISDVRGVAGTPELKVDGAALPLKSGTGYLGARLDGIHAELPAVAAGRVAGQQVAMKLLLKGTESLSVVPLGDNNDIRIKSSWPHPKFEGYSPSSEVSGSGFNATWKISSLASNAQKQLRGEDGQDARADRVVDGRVLAAPLSSSVDALHVSLVDPIDVYTQADRASKYGILFVVLTFVGFALFELIKRLPIHPLQYLLVGLALAIFFLLLLSLSEHIAFWQAYLVSAAACIGLQFVYLSGVLQSWLRAAGFATMLTLLYGVLYGLLVSEDNALLMGSLLLFGILAVIMWVTRKVDWYALGTELR; this is encoded by the coding sequence ATGAAGTCACTGAAATTGCTGTTGCGTTTCCTCACCATCGGCGGGCTGGTCCTGCTGCTGCTCATTCCCCTGATGATGATCCGGGGCACCATCCAGGAGCGCGAGGCGTACCGTCACCAGGCCGTCGAGCGCGTCATCGAAGGCACGGCCGGCAAGCAGCGCGTGACCGGGCCGATCCGGGTCGTGCCGTGGACGGAGGTCCGTCGTACCGAATGGCTGGACGACAAGGGCATCAAGCGCCTGCGGGAAGACAAGACCACTGGGCATCTGCTGCAGATGCCGAAGACGCTGGGCGTCACCGGCCGCCTCGCGCCTTCGGAGCGCGCCGTGGGCTTGTACAAGGTGCGGGTGTACGAATGGCACGCCGATCTTGAAGCCACCTTCGAGCCTGCACTGCCGGGACCTGCGGCGACCGGCGCGGAGCGCCAGTACGGCACGCCGTATCTCGTGTTCGGCATCTCCGACGTGCGCGGCGTCGCCGGTACGCCTGAGCTGAAGGTGGATGGCGCGGCGCTGCCGCTGAAGTCCGGTACGGGTTACCTGGGTGCGCGGCTGGATGGCATCCATGCCGAATTGCCGGCAGTCGCGGCGGGCCGGGTGGCAGGCCAGCAGGTCGCCATGAAGCTGCTGCTCAAGGGCACCGAATCGCTGTCGGTCGTGCCGCTGGGCGACAACAACGATATCCGCATCAAATCCAGCTGGCCGCATCCGAAGTTCGAAGGCTACTCGCCCAGCAGTGAAGTCAGCGGGTCCGGCTTCAACGCCACCTGGAAGATCTCCTCGCTGGCCAGCAATGCGCAGAAACAACTGCGTGGCGAGGATGGCCAGGATGCGCGTGCCGATCGCGTCGTCGATGGGCGCGTGCTGGCGGCCCCGCTCAGCAGCAGTGTCGATGCGCTGCACGTCAGCCTGGTCGATCCGATCGACGTCTACACGCAGGCCGACCGCGCCAGCAAGTACGGCATCCTGTTCGTCGTGCTGACCTTCGTCGGCTTCGCCCTGTTCGAACTGATCAAGCGGCTGCCGATCCATCCGCTGCAGTACCTGCTGGTCGGCCTGGCGCTGGCGATCTTCTTCCTGCTGCTGCTGAGCCTGTCCGAGCACATCGCCTTCTGGCAGGCCTACCTGGTGTCGGCGGCGGCGTGCATCGGCTTGCAGTTCGTCTATCTGTCGGGCGTGCTCCAGAGTTGGCTGCGCGCGGCGGGGTTCGCCACCATGCTCACGCTGCTGTACGGCGTGCTCTATGGGCTGCTGGTTTCCGAAGACAACGCATTGCTGATGGGTTCGCTGCTGCTGTTCGGCATCCTCGCCGTGATCATGTGGGTGACCCGCAAGGTGGACTGGTATGCGCTTGGCACGGAACTGCGCTGA
- the creC gene encoding two-component system sensor histidine kinase CreC, whose translation MRLGLKLVLGFFLIVGIAAFFVMRVFVNEVKPGVRQAMESTLVDAANLLAEVAADDLKAGRIADGAFARHVALAQKRDPKAWVWRFQKRTVDYRVTVTDARGTVVFDSQGRDLGRDNSRWNDVYRTLRGEYGARSSAETPGDTAHTVMHVAAPIYDPGDRSTLLGVLTLSQPNRSIEPFIVASQRSILLRGAWLIGISALIGVLMTWWLVRGIGGLNRYAQAVSAGEPVPPPRPRADEIGDLGRALETMRRKLAGKAYVEQYVQSLTHEMKSPLAAIRGAAELLQEPLPEADRERFARNIQAQEQRLTETIDKLLALAEVEQHGWLQRRERVDAATLANEVVQAVDDRLTPRGVQVVKAPVQGAWAVEGDGFLLRRALGNLLDNAIAFSPAGAVVELAVESDADQVRFIVRDRGPGVPDYAHERVFERFYSLPRPDNGQRSSGLGLPFVREVMRLHGGEATLHNRPDGGAEAVLSLPAV comes from the coding sequence GTGCGGCTCGGGCTCAAGCTCGTCCTCGGCTTTTTCCTTATCGTCGGCATCGCCGCGTTCTTCGTGATGCGCGTGTTCGTCAACGAGGTGAAGCCCGGCGTGCGTCAGGCGATGGAATCCACCCTGGTCGATGCCGCGAACCTGCTGGCCGAAGTGGCCGCCGACGATCTCAAGGCCGGACGCATCGCCGACGGTGCGTTCGCGCGCCACGTGGCGCTGGCGCAGAAGCGCGACCCGAAAGCCTGGGTGTGGCGCTTCCAGAAGCGCACCGTGGACTACCGGGTCACGGTCACCGACGCCCGCGGCACCGTGGTGTTCGATTCGCAGGGACGCGACCTCGGGCGCGACAATTCGCGCTGGAACGATGTCTATCGCACGCTGCGTGGCGAGTACGGTGCGCGTTCCAGCGCGGAGACCCCCGGGGATACCGCGCACACCGTGATGCATGTGGCCGCGCCGATCTACGACCCGGGTGATCGCAGCACGCTGCTGGGCGTGCTGACGCTGTCGCAGCCCAACCGCAGCATCGAACCCTTCATCGTCGCCAGTCAGCGCAGCATCCTGCTGCGCGGCGCTTGGCTCATCGGGATCTCCGCGCTGATCGGCGTGCTGATGACGTGGTGGCTGGTGCGCGGCATCGGCGGGCTCAACCGCTATGCGCAAGCGGTCAGCGCGGGCGAACCGGTGCCGCCACCGCGTCCGCGCGCCGACGAGATCGGTGACCTCGGGCGCGCGCTGGAGACGATGCGGCGCAAGCTGGCCGGCAAGGCCTACGTGGAGCAGTACGTGCAGTCGCTGACGCACGAGATGAAGAGCCCGCTGGCCGCCATCCGCGGCGCCGCCGAGCTGCTGCAGGAGCCCTTGCCGGAAGCGGACCGCGAGCGCTTCGCCCGCAACATTCAGGCGCAGGAGCAGCGGCTGACCGAAACCATCGACAAGCTGCTGGCACTCGCGGAAGTCGAGCAGCATGGCTGGCTGCAGCGCCGCGAACGCGTGGATGCCGCCACATTGGCGAACGAGGTCGTACAGGCGGTGGACGATCGCTTGACGCCACGCGGCGTGCAGGTCGTCAAAGCTCCGGTACAGGGAGCCTGGGCGGTGGAGGGCGACGGCTTCCTGTTGCGTCGTGCGTTGGGCAACCTGCTGGACAACGCCATCGCCTTCTCGCCGGCGGGTGCTGTCGTCGAACTCGCCGTCGAGTCCGACGCGGACCAGGTGCGTTTCATCGTGCGCGATCGCGGTCCCGGCGTGCCGGACTACGCGCACGAGCGTGTGTTCGAGCGTTTCTATTCGTTGCCACGCCCTGATAACGGCCAGCGCAGTTCCGGCCTGGGCCTTCCGTTCGTGCGCGAAGTGATGCGCCTGCACGGCGGCGAAGCCACGCTGCACAACCGGCCCGACGGCGGCGCCGAAGCGGTCCTCTCGCTGCCGGCGGTCTGA